In Zingiber officinale cultivar Zhangliang chromosome 6A, Zo_v1.1, whole genome shotgun sequence, a single genomic region encodes these proteins:
- the LOC121997904 gene encoding probable glutathione peroxidase 2 — protein MAAENPKSIYDFTVKDMKENDVTLSSYRGKVLLIVNVASKCGLTHSNYKELNVVYEKYKDQGFEILAFPCNQFMSQEPGSNEEIQEVDCTIFKAEFPIFDKIEVNGKNAAPLYKFLKSQQGGILGDAIKWNFTKFLVNKNGKVVDRYAPTTSPLKIEKDIQKLLEA, from the exons ATGGCAGCAGAGAACCCCAAGTCCATTTATGATTTCACAGTCAAG GATATGAAAGAAAATGATGTGACTCTGAGTAGCTACAGAGGAAAGGTTCTTCTTATTGTTAATGTTGCTTCCAAAtg TGGATTGACTCATTCCAACTACAAGGAGTTGAATGTTGTATATGAAAAATACAAGGACCAAG GTTTTGAGATCTTAGCATTTCCCTGCAACCAGTTCATGAGTCAAGAACCTGGAAGCAATGAAGAGATTCAGGAGGTAGATTGCACCATATTCAAAGCCGAGTTCCCCATCTTTGACAAG ATTGAAGTGAATGGGAAAAATGCTGCACCTCTCTACAAATTTCTGAAATCCCAGCAAGGTGGTATACTCGGTGATGCCATAAAGTGGAACTTCACTAAGTTTCTCGTGAACAAGAATGGCAAGGTCGTCGACAGATATGCACCCACCACTTCACCGTTGAAAATAGAG AAAGATATTCAGAAATTGTTGGAAGCATGA
- the LOC121997900 gene encoding uncharacterized protein LOC121997900 → MDPEMLRLFLRKPTPSTGDNDGGGASGNRGVVEETLSLLRNLESILRSLISTCGGCETRLWLCNTISSFHSIDRQDHLSLFIDLLRFERCKLDVASRILQMIFEKRPRVVGHILAKKCYLLEKFFQGNGRRILLWFDHFAGVGESGHRKGARALSLYAFANRDVCWEELEWKGKHGQSPAVVATKPHYFQDLDILQTIQNFLDYVPDFWSSDELAESVKDGEILKIDTAYFIDRFSEMMYVEELEEIWEIIEEFILKEEFSSLSQNLLILLDQESLLFFLKIIGERISLNAQFQDYAKPSCWLEILLSACSDQICSDQISLNEFVLLNAVIANSRQLLRLVSDEEHEEEKGKIAELLKTKVSLSDAEHWAFIIECKNMKLQEATKFAGLLSWVLYYCLSEECMVAHSWETLFNANGITFRKADDYSFVHADGSEEGCDSDSDVESGSSIGKRKKKTDKKKRKKHHFGDDNLDETIGMGTTEQTKNSGSRWFLSTDGSSCAWNTADLPEHLGRHCFKTWMKWIYSKD, encoded by the exons ATGGATCCGGAGATGCTTCGGTTGTTCTTGAGAAAACCAACACCATCCACCGGTGACAACGATGGTGGTGGTGCTTCTGGAAATAGAGGCGTCGTGGAGGAAACACTCTCTCTTCTCCGAAATCTTGAATCGATTCTAAGGTCACTGATCTCTACTTGTGGCGGGTGTGAGACCCGCCTATGGCTCTGCAACACCATCTCTTCCTTCCACTCCATCGACCGGCAAGACCATCTCTCTCTGTTCATTGACCTCTTGAGGTTCGAGCGGTGCAAGCTGGACGTGGCTTCTCGGATTCTGCAGATGATCTTTGAGAAGCGGCCACGGGTCGTAGGGCATATCCTCGCAAAGAAATGCTACCTGTTGGAGAAGTTCTTCCAAG GAAATGGCAGGCGCATATTACTATGGTTTGATCACTTCGCTGGCGTGGGTGAATCAGGTCATAGAAAAGGAGCTAGGGCATTATCTCTATACGCTTTCGCAAATAGGGATGTTTGCTGGGAGGAGCTTGAGTGGAAGGGAAAGCATGGACAATCACCTGCAGTTGTTGCCACTAAGCCCCATTACTTCCAGGATCTGGACATTCTGCAAACTATACAGAATTTTCTTGACTACGTTCCTGATTTTTGGTCCTCTGATGAACTTGCAGAGTCAGTTAAAGATGGTGAGATTCTGAAAATCGATACAGCATATTTTATTGATCGATTTTCTGAAATGATGTATGTAGAAGAACTAGAAGAGATATGGGAAATCATAGAAGAATTTATATTAAAGGAGGAATTTTCTTCACTTTCCCAGAACCTTCTAATTCTGTTGGATCAAGAAAGTCTCCTCTTTTTCTTGAAGATCATCGGAGAGCGTATTAGTTTAAATGCCCAGTTCCAAGATTATGCAAAACCCTCTTGTTGGCTCGAGATCCTTTTGTCAGCTTGCAGTGACCAGATATGCAGTGACCAGATATCTCTCAATGAATTTGTACTATTAAATGCCGTTATTGCTAACAGCAGACAACTTCTACGCCTAGTATCTGATGAAGAACACgaagaagaaaaagggaagatAGCTGAGCTTTTGAAAACCAAAGTAAGCCTTAGTGATGCAGAGCACTGGGCTTTCATTATAGAATGCAAAAACATGAAGCTGCAGGAAGCTACAAAATTTGCTGGGCTTCTGTCTTGGGTTCTTTACTATTGCTTATCAGAGGAGTGCATGGTGGCACATTCATGGGAAACTTTATTCAATGCTAATGGGATAACCTTCCGTAAGGCTGATGACTACTCTTTTGTACATGCTGATGGGTCTGAAGAAGGGTGTGATTCAGATAGTGACGTTGAAAGTGGGTCTAGCATTggtaaaagaaagaagaagacggacaagaagaagaggaaaaaacaTCATTTTGGTGATGACAATTTAGATGAGACAATTGGCATGGGAACAACAGAGCAAACTAAAAATTCAGGAAGCAGATGGTTTCTTTCAACAGATGGCTCTTCCTGTGCATGGAACACT GCTGATTTACCTGAGCATCTCGGTAGACATTGCTTTAAAACCTGGATGAAGTGGATCTACTCAAAGGATTAA
- the LOC121997903 gene encoding uncharacterized protein LOC121997903 — protein sequence MGSQCSESDCAKERKEEEERKVVAEEVEDDEEEEVILWRGRWAEEPWPRKGSGVMLERYVDAEEGGEDGLDVVGRTKSLTDEDLDELKGCLDLGFGFSYEEIPDLCNTLPALELCYSMSQRFLDERQNRSIDRSSSGESVDLCPTPPAPPIANWKISSPGDDPDEVKARLKYWAQAVACTIRLCN from the exons ATGGGAAGCCAATGCTCCGAATCGGATTGCGCtaaggagaggaaggaggaggaggagcggaAGGTCGTGGCGGAGGAGGTTgaggatgatgaggaggaggaggtgatTCTGTGGAGAGGAAGGTGGGCGGAGGAGCCGTGGCCGCGAAAGGGCAGCGGGGTGATGCTCGAAAGGTACGTCGACGCGGAGGAAGGCGGGGAGGATGGACTGGACGTTGTGGGGAGAACGAAGAGCCTGACGGACGAGGATCTGGACGAGCTCAAGGGGTGCCTCGACCTAGGGTTCGGGTTCAGCTACGAGGAGATTCCCGATCTATGCAACACACTTCCGGCCCTCGAGCTTTGCTACTCCATGAGTCAGAGGTTCTTAGACGAGCGGCAGAACAGGTCCATTGATCGTTCGTCTTCGGGCGAGTCTGTGGATCTTTGCCCGACGCCGCCGGCGCCTCCCATCGCCAACTGGAAGATCTCTAGCCCGG GAGATGATCCTGATGAAGTTAAAGCCAGACTGAAGTATTGGGCCCAAGCTGTGGCTTGCACCATCAGATTATGCAATTAg